One window from the genome of Elaeis guineensis isolate ETL-2024a chromosome 5, EG11, whole genome shotgun sequence encodes:
- the LOC105045147 gene encoding endoglucanase 3 encodes MALSPPFPLLLCFLLSLFLSTALAFPAQGLKRHPHHGPAKQNYRDALAKSILFFEGQRSGRLPPSQRMTWRRNSGLSDGSTMHVDLVGGYYDAGDNVKFGFPMAFTTTMLSWSVIEFGGMMKGELQNSKEAIRWATDYLLKATAHPNTIYVQVGDANKDHACWERPEDMDTPRIVYKIDSSNPGSDVAAETAAALASASLVFKKSDPSYSKLLLNRAIRVFKFADEHRGAYSNGLKNAVCPFYCSYSGYQDELLWGAAWLHKATRNPTYLNYIQVNGQTLGADESDNTFGWDNKHVGARILLSKAFLVQNVRSLHDYKGHADNFICSLIPGTPFSQAQYTPGGLLFKMSDSNMQYVTSTSFLLLTYAKYLTYSSKVVSCGGVTVNPNKLRNIAKRQVDYLLGDNPERMSYMVGYGARYPQRIHHRASSLPSVATHPARIPCSAGFAALNSPAPNPNVLVGAVVGGPDAQDRFPDQRSDYEQSEPATYINAPLVGALAYLAHSFGQL; translated from the exons ATGGCTCTGTCCCCTCCCTTCCCTCTGCTCCTCTGTTTCCTCCTCTCTCTGTTTCTCTCCACTGCCTTGGCCTTCCCAGCCCAAGGGCTCAAACGCCACCCTCACCATGGCCCCGCCAAACAAAACTATAGAGATGCCCTCGCTAAATCCATACTCTTCTTCGAAGGGCAGAGGTCAGGGAGGCTTCCCCCCAGCCAGAGGATGACCTGGAGGAGGAACTCTGGCCTCTCTGATGGCTCCACAATGCAT GTGGACTTGGTGGGTGGGTACTATGATGCAGGGGACAATGTGAAGTTTGGGTTCCCCATGGCTTTCACCACTACCATGCTCTCTTGGAGTGTGATAGAGTTCGGGGGGATGATGAAAGGAGAGCTCCAAAACTCAAAGGAGGCCATCCGTTGGGCCACTGACTACCTCCTCAAAGCCACTGCCCACCCCAACACCATCTACGTTCAG GTGGGAGATGCAAACAAGGACCATGCTTGTTGGGAAAGGCCAGAGGACATGGACACCCCAAGAATAGTCTACAAGATAGACAGCAGCAACCCTGGCTCCGATGTCGCTGCCGAAACCGCCGCAGCGCTTGCCTCCGCCTCACTGGTCTTCAAAAAGTCTGATCCATCCTACTCCAAGCTTCTCCTCAACAGAGCTATCAGA GTGTTTAAGTTTGCAGACGAGCACAGAGGCGCCTATAGCAACGGGTTGAAGAACGCTGTCTGCCCCTTCTACTGCTCCTACTCTGGCTACCAG GATGAGTTATTGTGGGGAGCTGCTTGGCTTCACAAGGCCACCAGGAACCCAACCTACCTTAACTACATTCAGGTCAACGGTCAAACTCTTGGAGCTGATGAGTCCGACAACACCTTTGGCTGGGACAACAAGCATGTGGGAGCCAGGATCCTCCTCTCCAAG GCTTTCTTGGTCCAAAATGTGAGGTCCCTTCATGACTACAAGGGCCATGCTGATAACTTCATTTGCTCCTTAATCCCAGGGACTCCTTTCTCTCAAGCCCAGTACACTCCAG GGGGGCTGCTGTTTAAGATGAGTGATAGCAACATGCAGTATGTGACCTCCACCTCATTCTTGCTGCTGACCTACGCCAAATACTTGACCTACTCCTCCAAGGTGGTCTCCTGTGGTGGAGTCACCGTCAACCCTAATAAGCTCCGCAACATCGCCAAGCGCCAG GTGGACTACTTGCTGGGGGACAACCCGGAGAGGATGTCGTACATGGTGGGCTACGGAGCAAGATACCCACAGCGGATCCACCACCGGGCCTCATCGCTGCCGTCCGTGGCGACCCACCCCGCCCGGATCCCGTGCTCGGCCGGGTTCGCCGCGCTGAACTCGCCCGCCCCCAACCCTAACGTCCTGGTCGGGGCCGTCGTGGGCGGACCGGACGCACAGGACCGGTTCCCGGACCAGCGGTCCGACTACGAGCAGTCCGAACCGGCCACCTACATCAACGCCCCCCTCGTGGGCGCCCTCGCCTACCTCGCCCACTCCTTCGGCCAGCTCTAG